The Acanthochromis polyacanthus isolate Apoly-LR-REF ecotype Palm Island unplaced genomic scaffold, KAUST_Apoly_ChrSc contig16, whole genome shotgun sequence genome has a segment encoding these proteins:
- the LOC127532768 gene encoding stonustoxin subunit beta-like: MAGFCGLFSSLTGKRPSKHSCQLTVDTNTVHGNLRLSDNNRKVTYVEEDQRYPDHPDRFDYCYQLLCRTGLTGRCYWEVEWRGWVYISVSYRGIRRKGDSYDCGFGCNDQSWSLFCSDDGYSVSHNDSETSISSSSVSHRVSVYVDVPAGTLSFYRVSSDSLILLHTFNTTFTQTLYPGFGVYRSWSGSSVSLC, translated from the coding sequence attcctgtcaactcacagtcgacacaaacacagtacacGGAAacctcagactgtctgacaacaacaggaaggtgacatatgtggaggaggatcagaggtatcctgatcatccagacaggtttgactaCTGTTatcagctgctgtgtagaactggtctgactggtcgctgttactgggaggtggagtggagaggatgggtttatatatcagtgagttacagaggaatcagaaggaaaggagacagTTATGACTGTGGGTTTGGAtgtaatgatcagtcctggagtctgttCTGCTCTGATGATGGTTACTCTGTCAGTCACAATGACAGTGAAACAtccatcagttcctcctcagtctctcacagagtttcagtttatgtggacgttcctgctggaactctgtccttctacagagtctcctctgactctctgatcctcctccacaccttcaacaccacattcactcaaactctctatcctggatttggggTCTACAGGTCCTGGTCTGGTtcttcagtgtctctgtgctga